In the Carassius auratus strain Wakin chromosome 50, ASM336829v1, whole genome shotgun sequence genome, one interval contains:
- the LOC113067058 gene encoding cholesterol side-chain cleavage enzyme, mitochondrial-like — MREVMSRCSLRARLGQSLSRQVRTTHTGRVAAVRKDSSAVQPFSEIPGQWKNSVANLYKLWRMDGLRNIHRIMVHNFNMYGPIYREKIGYYESVNIIEPEDAAVLFKAEGCFPKRLRVEAWTSYRDYRNRKYGVVLKDGEDWKFNRNVLNKEIISPKVQGNFVPLLDEVIQDFVARVYKKIERTGQNEWTTDLSHELFKYTLESVSHVLYGKRLGVLSDYIDPDAQHFIDCITLMFKTTSPMLYLPPALLRHTGARIWKDHVEAWDGIFNQADRCIQSIYRQLRKTPDADEKYPGVLASLLMLDKLSIEDIKASITELMAGGVDTTSITLLWTLYELARYPDLQEEIRAEISAARDASEGDMMQMLKMVPLLKGALRETLRLHPVAVSLQRYITEDIVLQNYHIPAGTLVQLGLYAMGRDHRIFPHPEQYRPSRWVRSQSHYFRGLSFGFGPRQCLGRRIAENEMQLFLIHMLENFRFEKQRQVEVRSTFELILVPEKPIMLTIKPLNASR; from the exons ATGAGAGAGGTGATGTCCCGCTGCAGTCTGAGGGCCCGTCTGGGTCAGAGTCTGTCCAGACAGGTCAGAACCACTCACACAGGACGGGTAGCTGCCGTCAGAAAGGACAGCTCTGCCGTACAGCCCTTCAGTGAGATTCCTGGACAATGGAAGAACAGCGTGGCCAATCTCTACAAGCTCTGGAGAATGGACGGCCTCAGGAATATCCACCGGATTATGGTGCACAATTTCAATATGTATGGTCCTATTTACAG GGAAAAGATTGGGTACTACGAGAGTGTGAACATCATCGAGCCTGAGGACGCTGCTGTCCTGTTCAAAGCTGAGGGTTGTTTTCCCAAGAGACTCCGGGTGGAAGCGTGGACCTCTTACAGGGACTACAGGAACCGCAAATATGGCGTCGTGCTCAA AGACGGAGAGGACTGGAAATTCAACAGAAACGTTCTGAACAAGGAAATTATTTCCCCAAAGGTGCAGGGGAACTTTGTGCCTCTGCTGGATGAGGTCATTCAGGACTTTGTGGCCCGTGTCTATAAGAAGATTGAGAGGACTGGACAGAATGAATGGACCACAGATCTGTCCCATGAGCTCTTCAAGTACACACTAGAAT cGGTGAGTCATGTGCTGTACGGCAAGCGTTTGGGTGTGCTGTCGGACTACATCGATCCAGACGCCCAGCACTTCATCGACTGCATCACCCTGATGTTTAAGACCACCTCGCCCATGCTGTACCTCCCGCCGGCCCTGCTCCGCCACACAGGGGCCCGAATCTGGAAGGACCACGTGGAGGCCTGGGACGGCATCTTTAATCAGG CTGACCGATGCATCCAGAGTATCTACAGACAGCTGAGGAAAACTCCAGACGCCGATGAGAAGTACCCTGGTGTGCTGGCCAGCCTCCTAATGCTGGACAAACTGTCCATCGAGGACATAAAGGCCAGCATCACGGAGCTGATGGCCGGCGGTGTGGACACG ACCTCTATCACACTGTTGTGGACGCTCTATGAACTGGCGAGATATCCGGACCTGCAGGAGGAGATCCGGGCCGAAATCTCAGCCGCTCGTGACGCCTCTGAAGGAGACATGATGCAGATGCTCAAGATGGTTCCTCTGCTTAAAGGAGCCTTGAGGGAAACTCTGAG GTTACATCCGGTAGCAGTGAGTCTACAAAGATACATCACTGAAGACATCGTCCTTCAGAATTACCATATTCCAGCTGGG ACCTTAGTTCAGCTTGGTCTCTATGCTATGGGTCGTGATCACCGGATCTTCCCGCACCCGGAGCAGTACCGTCCCTCTCGCTGGGTCCGGTCCCAGAGCCACTACTTCAGGGGCTTGAGCTTCGGCTTCGGACCGCGCCAGTGTCTGGGCCGCAGGATCGCCGAGAACGAGATGCAGCTCTTCCTTATTCAC ATGCTGGAGAACTTCAGGTTTGAGAAGCAGAGGCAGGTGGAGGTCAGGAGCACGTTTGAGCTCATCTTGGTGCCCGAGAAGCCCATCATGCTCACCATCAAACCACTGAACGCCAGCAGATAG